In Pseudonocardia cypriaca, a single genomic region encodes these proteins:
- a CDS encoding ABC transporter ATP-binding protein, which produces MTTTVNDAGAGCTLSDLRVALSGRPGDDTVDVVDEISLELRAGEVVGLVGESGSGKTTAGTAILGYARQGAFIERGSLLFEGQDILAMPWEQVRPIRGMKIAYVPQDPGAALNPAIRIGRQIVELLELHGIGTTEERLERARAGLREVGLPDDDEFLARYPHQLSGGQVQRVALAMAFLPRPKVLVLDEPTTGLDVTTQGMVLRTMAELCRSYRVAALYVTHDLAVVANIADRVAVMYAGRIIELGPREVMFSQPAHPYTRALLDAIPHLSRARALTGIPGSTPGPGRRPAGCRFHDRCEYVRDRCTQIDPPDVQVGPDHTAKCIRVGEIGTWDINRGNTHDTDPNKKRDIVLTVEDLHVFYGHKEVVHGVGFDVARAEVVALVGESGSGKTTISRCIGGLHKEWSGEVRFDGRALAKGARARSVEDRKRIQYIFQNPYLSLNPRLTIAQIVARPMELFGIAKGKAVRDRVVELLDAVALGPTVLDLRTDRLSGGERQRVAIARALAAEPDLLVCDEITSALDVSVQGSIVALLDDLRQSRGISMLFVTHNLALVRSIAARVQVLNGGELVESGFVVEVLDSPKQEYTKRLIGNSPAVG; this is translated from the coding sequence ATGACCACCACGGTGAACGATGCAGGGGCGGGGTGCACGCTCTCCGACCTGCGGGTTGCGCTCAGCGGACGCCCGGGTGACGACACGGTCGACGTCGTCGACGAGATCAGCCTCGAGCTGCGCGCCGGTGAGGTGGTCGGGCTGGTCGGCGAGTCCGGCTCCGGCAAGACCACGGCCGGCACGGCGATCCTGGGCTACGCGCGCCAGGGAGCGTTCATCGAGCGCGGCAGCCTCCTGTTCGAGGGCCAGGACATCCTGGCGATGCCGTGGGAGCAGGTCCGCCCGATCCGCGGCATGAAGATCGCGTACGTGCCGCAGGACCCCGGCGCCGCGCTCAACCCGGCCATCCGGATCGGGCGCCAGATCGTCGAGCTCCTCGAGCTGCACGGCATCGGCACCACCGAGGAGCGCCTCGAACGCGCCAGGGCAGGGCTGCGCGAGGTGGGCCTGCCCGACGACGACGAGTTCCTCGCCCGCTACCCGCACCAGCTGTCCGGCGGCCAGGTGCAGCGCGTCGCACTGGCGATGGCGTTCCTGCCCCGGCCGAAGGTGCTCGTCCTCGACGAGCCGACCACCGGCCTGGACGTCACCACCCAGGGCATGGTGCTGCGCACGATGGCCGAGCTGTGCCGCAGCTACCGGGTGGCGGCGCTGTACGTCACCCACGACCTGGCCGTCGTCGCGAACATCGCCGACCGGGTCGCCGTGATGTACGCCGGACGGATCATCGAGCTCGGCCCGCGCGAGGTCATGTTCTCCCAGCCGGCACACCCGTACACGCGGGCGCTGCTGGACGCCATCCCGCACCTGTCCCGGGCCCGTGCGCTCACCGGCATCCCGGGCAGCACGCCGGGCCCGGGGCGCCGCCCGGCCGGCTGCCGGTTCCACGACCGCTGCGAGTACGTCCGCGACCGCTGCACGCAGATCGACCCGCCGGACGTCCAGGTCGGCCCGGACCACACGGCGAAGTGCATCCGCGTCGGCGAGATCGGCACCTGGGACATCAACCGCGGCAACACGCACGACACCGACCCGAACAAGAAGCGGGACATCGTCCTCACCGTCGAGGACCTGCACGTGTTCTACGGCCACAAGGAGGTCGTGCACGGCGTCGGCTTCGACGTGGCGAGGGCCGAGGTGGTGGCGCTGGTCGGGGAGTCGGGCAGCGGCAAGACCACGATCTCGCGGTGCATCGGCGGCCTGCACAAGGAGTGGAGCGGCGAGGTGAGGTTCGACGGGCGCGCCCTCGCCAAGGGCGCGCGGGCCCGCAGCGTGGAGGACCGCAAGCGGATCCAGTACATCTTCCAGAACCCGTACCTCTCGCTGAACCCGCGCCTGACGATCGCCCAGATCGTGGCCCGCCCGATGGAGCTGTTCGGCATCGCGAAGGGCAAGGCGGTGCGGGACCGGGTGGTGGAGCTCCTGGACGCGGTGGCGCTCGGCCCGACCGTGCTCGACCTGCGCACCGACCGGCTCTCCGGTGGCGAGCGGCAGCGGGTGGCGATCGCGCGGGCGCTGGCCGCCGAGCCGGACCTGCTGGTCTGCGACGAGATCACCTCGGCGCTGGACGTGTCGGTGCAGGGCTCGATCGTGGCGCTCCTGGACGACCTCCGGCAGAGCCGCGGGATCAGCATGCTGTTCGTCACCCACAACCTGGCCCTCGTCCGCTCGATCGCGGCGCGGGTGCAGGTGCTCAACGGTGGCGAGCTGGTCGAGTCGGGGTTCGTGGTCGAGGTGCTCGACTCGCCGAAGCAGGAGTACACGAAGCGGCTGATCGGCAACTCGCCGGCCGTCGGCTGA
- a CDS encoding ABC transporter permease, giving the protein MSIMTTTRRIGRQRRLVTGLVITLVVALVAIIGPWLAPYGENEIVGKPFTMEGSWLGTDYLGQDVWSRVLAGGGSILAISVLATALGMVLGIIIGVVAAYAGGWLDEAIMRVNDVALAFPQILLALLVLTAVDQPAWWMIVLLVGVSHAPRVARVARGVALGIVSRDFVHSAEALGESRLRVILAEVLPNMNAPLLAEAGLRLTYSIGMVAGIGFLGFAANPGAADWGQMINENRLALLVQPWGVLAPVIVIGIFTVGTNLMADGIAQLAGRGDR; this is encoded by the coding sequence ATGAGCATCATGACCACGACCCGCCGGATCGGGCGGCAACGGCGGCTGGTCACGGGTCTGGTGATCACTCTCGTGGTCGCGCTGGTCGCGATCATCGGGCCGTGGCTCGCCCCCTACGGCGAGAACGAGATCGTCGGCAAGCCCTTCACGATGGAGGGCTCGTGGCTGGGCACCGACTACCTCGGCCAGGACGTGTGGAGCCGCGTGCTGGCCGGCGGTGGGTCGATCCTCGCGATCTCGGTGCTGGCCACCGCGCTCGGCATGGTGCTCGGGATCATCATCGGGGTCGTCGCCGCCTACGCGGGCGGCTGGCTCGACGAGGCGATCATGCGGGTGAACGACGTCGCGCTCGCGTTCCCGCAGATCCTGCTCGCGCTGCTCGTGCTCACCGCCGTCGACCAGCCGGCATGGTGGATGATCGTGCTGCTGGTCGGCGTCTCGCACGCCCCGCGCGTGGCGCGGGTGGCCCGCGGGGTGGCGCTGGGCATCGTGTCCCGAGACTTCGTGCACTCCGCCGAGGCGCTGGGGGAGTCGCGGCTGCGGGTGATCCTGGCCGAGGTCCTGCCCAACATGAACGCCCCGCTGCTCGCCGAGGCCGGGCTGCGGCTCACCTACTCGATCGGCATGGTCGCGGGCATCGGCTTCCTCGGGTTCGCCGCCAACCCCGGCGCGGCCGACTGGGGGCAGATGATCAACGAGAACCGGCTGGCGCTGCTGGTGCAGCCGTGGGGCGTGCTCGCGCCCGTGATCGTGATCGGCATCTTCACCGTCGGCACCAACCTGATGGCCGACGGGATCGCACAGCTCGCGGGACGGGGCGATCGATGA
- a CDS encoding ABC transporter permease — MTDLLTSDQATETPVRPPARAGSAWLKWFARRIGLAVLTLWLCSVLVFFATAALGDPVRAILGKDYASSPERVAALQAELHLDRPVIVRYFEWLGGLLTGDLGNSVANGLPVGELVGDRIVNSAVLVIVSAIVMIPVAFGIAMVSANNRGKRTDGVIQIVMITLAGLPEFVVGILLVALFSTTVMHLLPAVTIAGGGAPPWFVPASMILPVLTLVIAVAPYVARIVRSSLLEVLDSDYVELARLKGVPERIVMRKHALLNAIVPGIQVIALQLAWLAGGIVIVEYLFSYPGIGASLVDSVRNSDFPMVQVLAMVIAAVYVGVNLLADVLSILFTPRARTAITS; from the coding sequence GTGACCGACCTCCTGACGTCCGACCAGGCGACCGAGACCCCGGTCAGGCCCCCCGCCCGGGCCGGCTCCGCCTGGCTCAAGTGGTTCGCCCGCCGCATCGGCCTGGCCGTACTGACGCTGTGGCTGTGCTCGGTGCTGGTCTTCTTCGCCACCGCGGCGCTGGGCGACCCGGTGCGGGCGATCCTGGGCAAGGACTACGCCTCCAGCCCGGAACGGGTGGCCGCCCTGCAGGCCGAGCTGCACCTCGACCGGCCGGTGATCGTCCGGTACTTCGAGTGGCTGGGCGGGCTGCTCACCGGCGACCTCGGCAACTCGGTCGCCAACGGCCTGCCGGTCGGCGAGCTGGTCGGCGACCGGATCGTCAACTCCGCGGTGCTGGTGATCGTGTCGGCGATCGTGATGATCCCGGTGGCCTTCGGCATCGCGATGGTCTCGGCCAACAACCGCGGCAAGCGCACCGACGGCGTGATCCAGATCGTGATGATCACGTTGGCCGGGCTGCCCGAGTTCGTGGTCGGCATCCTGCTGGTGGCGCTGTTCTCCACCACGGTCATGCACCTGTTGCCCGCTGTCACGATCGCGGGCGGTGGCGCCCCACCCTGGTTCGTCCCGGCGTCGATGATCCTGCCGGTCCTCACGCTGGTGATCGCGGTGGCGCCGTACGTGGCCCGGATCGTGCGCTCCAGCCTCCTGGAGGTGCTCGACTCCGACTACGTCGAGCTGGCCCGGCTCAAGGGCGTGCCCGAGCGCATCGTCATGCGCAAGCACGCCCTGCTCAACGCGATCGTCCCGGGCATCCAGGTGATCGCGCTGCAGCTGGCGTGGCTAGCGGGCGGCATCGTGATCGTCGAGTACCTGTTCTCCTACCCCGGGATCGGGGCGAGCCTCGTCGACTCCGTCCGCAACTCCGACTTCCCGATGGTGCAGGTGCTGGCCATGGTGATCGCCGCGGTCTACGTGGGGGTCAACCTGCTCGCCGACGTCCTGTCCATCCTGTTCACCCCGCGAGCGAGGACGGCGATCACGTCATGA
- a CDS encoding ABC transporter substrate-binding protein, with amino-acid sequence MRQTTASRRDVLKLGLLTGAALAGLPGCSAVPSRPDPGTPPVRGGVYSHGATGGGLKDTLEPYFPVTNPDISRCMQLYEPLLRWDPNYEIEPSVAESVTPNADNTQWTIRIREGVEFHHGKTVTAEDVMHSLATVTDPNNTGSGGTELATVLELNNSTVVDPRTIVLQLNSPYAVLDQLLAEYTVGIIPTDFDVSRPVGTGPFAYKHFVPGQLSQFVRHENYWDGPAWVDELFIYDFADDAAKVNALLAGQVQSIDNLPNYLAGTIEQQGASPLVSETGAWVPFTMRVDVAPFSDVRVRQALRLIVDRQQMIDQALNGFGILGNDLYAPFDPAYASDLPQRVQDIDQAKSLLRQAGQENLDVELVTSSAVGAGAVESANLFVEQARKAGVTVRLNKADANVFYGDRYLSWNFAQDFWNTRNYIPQVATSSVKGATYNETHFEDPTFTALIEQAKREPDPARRTQLLHDAQVIEYETGGYIIWGFKRQLDAYSNLVQGLEPHRYLPCSNFRFSRASFVRQT; translated from the coding sequence ATGCGACAGACAACGGCGTCCCGTCGAGATGTGCTGAAGCTCGGCCTGCTCACCGGGGCCGCCCTCGCCGGCCTGCCCGGTTGCAGCGCCGTGCCGAGCCGGCCGGATCCGGGCACGCCGCCGGTCCGCGGCGGGGTGTACAGCCACGGTGCAACCGGCGGTGGGCTGAAGGACACGCTCGAGCCGTACTTCCCGGTCACGAACCCGGACATCAGCCGCTGCATGCAGCTGTACGAGCCGCTCCTGCGGTGGGACCCGAACTACGAGATCGAGCCGTCCGTGGCCGAGTCGGTCACCCCGAACGCCGACAACACGCAGTGGACGATCCGGATCCGGGAGGGCGTGGAGTTCCACCACGGCAAGACGGTCACGGCCGAGGACGTCATGCACAGCCTGGCGACGGTCACCGACCCGAACAACACCGGCTCCGGTGGCACGGAGCTCGCCACCGTCCTCGAGCTGAACAACTCCACCGTCGTCGATCCCCGGACGATCGTGCTGCAGCTGAACTCCCCGTACGCGGTGCTCGACCAGCTGCTCGCCGAGTACACCGTCGGGATCATCCCCACCGACTTCGACGTCTCCCGCCCGGTGGGCACCGGACCGTTCGCCTACAAGCACTTCGTCCCGGGCCAGCTCTCCCAGTTCGTCCGGCACGAGAACTACTGGGACGGCCCGGCGTGGGTCGACGAGCTGTTCATCTACGACTTCGCCGACGACGCGGCCAAGGTCAACGCCCTGCTCGCCGGCCAGGTGCAGAGCATCGACAACCTGCCCAACTACCTCGCAGGCACGATCGAGCAGCAGGGCGCCTCCCCGCTGGTCTCCGAGACCGGGGCGTGGGTGCCGTTCACGATGCGGGTCGACGTCGCGCCGTTCTCCGACGTGCGGGTGCGGCAGGCGCTGCGGCTCATCGTCGACCGGCAGCAGATGATCGACCAGGCGCTCAACGGCTTCGGCATCCTCGGCAACGACCTGTACGCCCCGTTCGACCCGGCGTACGCGAGCGACCTGCCGCAGCGCGTGCAGGACATCGACCAGGCGAAGTCGCTGCTGCGGCAGGCCGGGCAGGAGAACCTCGACGTCGAGCTGGTCACCTCCAGCGCCGTCGGCGCAGGCGCGGTCGAGTCGGCCAACCTGTTCGTCGAGCAGGCCCGCAAGGCGGGCGTCACGGTGCGGCTGAACAAGGCCGACGCCAACGTCTTCTACGGCGACCGGTACCTGTCCTGGAACTTCGCCCAGGACTTCTGGAACACCCGCAACTACATCCCGCAGGTGGCCACCTCGTCGGTGAAGGGCGCCACCTACAACGAGACCCACTTCGAGGACCCGACGTTCACCGCGTTGATCGAGCAGGCCAAGCGGGAGCCGGACCCGGCGCGGCGCACCCAGCTCCTGCACGACGCACAGGTGATCGAGTACGAGACCGGCGGTTACATCATCTGGGGCTTCAAGCGCCAGCTCGACGCCTACTCCAACCTGGTCCAGGGCCTCGAACCGCACCGGTACCTGCCGTGCTCCAACTTCCGGTTCTCCCGAGCATCCTTCGTGAGGCAGACATGA
- a CDS encoding IclR family transcriptional regulator: protein METREPAASVRIQSVDRAVDLLLAVAAAQPEAATVPALARACGLNRATAWRLLKTLQVRGLVAVDGSTGRYSIGLTTMELGNAAGPDALIAAARPILERMCEQTGETASLAVPGMGGLTYLDEVTPTAVLTASWLGRSVPLHATSTGKALLAFLPAPQVRRVLAGPLTRFTDTTITDADALAAELTVTRDRGYGVCAGELESSLYGVSAPVLDRNARPLAVLSVWGPRDRVTPERFAELGHVAVRAAGEIGSARHGGGGHHPGAPIVA from the coding sequence GTGGAAACACGTGAGCCGGCGGCGTCCGTCCGGATCCAGTCGGTCGACCGTGCGGTGGACCTCCTGCTCGCCGTGGCGGCCGCGCAGCCGGAGGCGGCCACCGTCCCGGCGCTGGCGCGCGCGTGCGGGCTCAACCGGGCCACGGCGTGGCGCCTGCTCAAGACCCTGCAGGTACGCGGCCTGGTGGCCGTGGACGGGTCGACCGGCCGCTACTCGATCGGGCTCACCACGATGGAGCTCGGCAACGCGGCCGGACCGGACGCGCTGATCGCCGCGGCCCGCCCGATCCTCGAGCGGATGTGCGAGCAGACCGGGGAGACCGCCTCCCTCGCCGTGCCGGGGATGGGCGGGCTGACCTACCTCGACGAGGTCACGCCGACCGCCGTGCTCACCGCGAGCTGGCTCGGTCGCTCGGTGCCGCTGCACGCCACCTCCACGGGCAAGGCGCTGCTCGCCTTCCTGCCCGCCCCGCAGGTGCGCCGTGTGCTGGCCGGCCCGCTGACCCGGTTCACCGACACCACCATCACCGACGCCGACGCGCTGGCCGCCGAGCTGACGGTCACCCGCGACCGCGGGTACGGCGTGTGCGCGGGCGAGCTGGAGTCGTCGCTGTACGGCGTGTCCGCACCGGTGCTCGACCGGAACGCGCGGCCGCTCGCCGTGCTCTCCGTCTGGGGCCCGCGCGACCGGGTCACGCCGGAGCGGTTCGCCGAGCTGGGGCACGTGGCCGTTCGGGCGGCAGGAGAGATCGGCTCGGCCCGCCACGGCGGTGGTGGACACCACCCCGGAGCCCCGATCGTGGCGTGA
- a CDS encoding universal stress protein, producing the protein MTRAVVACADRSPAGLRALRWAGAEARRRRLPLTVVAEPQQARRGRQSAFAGALAAVRAAVPALPVLSGPSGESLPATLRRLSIGAAALVVPATLAGLATVVADSYCPVVAVPADDPSPKTVRGPVVLGAAPWTAVPVLELAFQEAADRGATLHAVRAWSDPRIDIGWLRPDRIAEWDCAEERARCELEHALSAWRIIHPGVPVETIVVEDRPADLLVALSHHAQLLVLGRSSRGALLAGIAGSPVDVLLRSAACPVVVVPDREPTRMAWLPTPGRARALTGP; encoded by the coding sequence ATGACGCGCGCCGTCGTCGCATGCGCGGACCGGTCGCCCGCCGGTCTGCGCGCCTTGCGCTGGGCAGGTGCGGAGGCCCGGCGCCGCAGGCTCCCCCTCACGGTGGTCGCCGAACCGCAGCAGGCGCGGCGCGGGCGGCAGTCCGCGTTCGCCGGCGCGCTCGCCGCCGTCCGGGCCGCCGTGCCGGCACTGCCGGTGCTGAGCGGGCCGTCGGGCGAGTCCCTGCCCGCGACGCTGCGCCGGCTGTCCATCGGCGCCGCAGCGCTGGTCGTGCCTGCGACGCTGGCCGGACTCGCGACCGTCGTTGCCGACTCCTACTGCCCCGTCGTCGCGGTGCCCGCCGACGATCCGTCGCCGAAGACCGTGCGCGGCCCCGTCGTGCTCGGTGCGGCGCCCTGGACCGCCGTGCCCGTCCTCGAGCTCGCCTTCCAGGAGGCGGCCGACCGCGGGGCGACGCTGCACGCGGTGCGGGCCTGGTCGGACCCGCGCATCGACATCGGGTGGCTGCGACCCGACCGCATCGCCGAGTGGGACTGCGCGGAGGAGCGCGCCCGGTGCGAGCTCGAACACGCGCTCTCCGCCTGGCGGATCATCCACCCCGGGGTCCCCGTCGAGACGATCGTCGTGGAGGACCGCCCGGCCGACCTGCTGGTGGCGCTCTCCCACCACGCACAGCTGCTAGTGCTCGGCCGCTCCTCGCGCGGTGCCCTGCTCGCCGGCATCGCCGGATCCCCCGTGGACGTCCTGCTGCGCAGCGCCGCCTGCCCCGTCGTGGTCGTGCCCGACCGGGAACCGACCCGTATGGCCTGGCTCCCGACCCCCGGTCGGGCGCGAGCGCTGACCGGGCCCTGA
- a CDS encoding universal stress protein — MVGLVDVAADQALGVLAIAVLSPLVPVGPRSPVLGRHRSPYLASSGAAIGRPRPRSHAARPGRRAQQLPRPPAAGSRVGRPPTRGPEPLPAAEPAAPRDARPAVACPGRAVDARPAGRGRTRGRGGVVGLLLGSISHAVLQRAHCPVAVVRPESAAAG, encoded by the coding sequence ATGGTGGGACTCGTCGACGTCGCGGCGGACCAGGCCCTGGGCGTACTGGCCATTGCCGTCCTGTCCCCGCTCGTTCCCGTCGGCCCTCGCAGCCCGGTCCTCGGAAGACACCGCTCGCCCTACCTCGCCTCCTCGGGCGCCGCCATAGGCCGGCCCCGCCCGCGCTCCCATGCTGCTCGGCCCGGTCGACGCGCACAACAGCTCCCGCGACCTCCTGCAGCCGGATCTCGGGTCGGAAGGCCCCCGACAAGAGGACCGGAGCCGCTGCCGGCCGCGGAACCCGCAGCGCCTCGTGATGCGCGACCGGCCGTCGCGTGCCCTGGTCGAGCAGTCGATGCGCGCCCAGCTGGTCGTGGTCGCACACGGGGCCGGGGCGGGGTCGTCGGCCTGCTGCTCGGGTCGATCAGCCACGCCGTCCTGCAGCGCGCGCACTGCCCGGTCGCGGTCGTCCGGCCGGAGTCTGCTGCCGCGGGATGA
- a CDS encoding GAF domain-containing protein, with product MSSEDRAARADGNERGQDGNGQYAQGLVRRDVDESHHGELTFPDLPRMELDQLLTQLVERAQEVIATQGRLRGLLRANQLVIGGLDLQAVLRRIVDAARELVGARYAALGVIAPAGGLAEFVHTGISEDAVERIGHLPQGKGLLGALIDDPRPIRLARITDDERSSGFPPAHPPMTSFLGVPIRIRDEVFGNLYLTESTRGEFSAEDEELCTAIAATAAVAIENARLYEAARSRGEWLQASATITRQLLSPDEEHAHAPLQLIARRCLDVADADLVTVALPDGGELRIEEVADSGEQYLRGVRLAVAGSLLGRVFTTGRPVRMPHLDDGAERAALSAGHLDVGPVLVVPLLGAAGPRGVLAAVREHGRIGFTDTDLDMASSFANHAAIAVELAEARAKQQRAAMLDERDRIAADLHDQVIQRLFAAGLSLQSVAMSLGQGRTTDRILATVADLDATISQIRTTIFELHDQRSSGPDGLRARLVDVATDAAKALGFDPSVRFDGPVDTVPSETADDLVAVLREALTNVARHARARSASVELSVGREQVNLCVHDDGIGFTATSRASGLANMHRRAERHQGECQVVQRRPSGTTVRWTVPGS from the coding sequence GTGTCTTCCGAGGACCGGGCTGCGAGGGCCGACGGGAACGAGCGGGGACAGGACGGCAATGGCCAGTACGCCCAGGGCCTGGTCCGCCGCGACGTCGACGAGTCCCACCATGGCGAGCTGACGTTCCCGGACCTGCCCCGGATGGAGCTCGACCAGCTGCTCACCCAGCTCGTGGAGCGGGCGCAGGAGGTGATTGCGACCCAGGGCAGGCTGCGCGGGTTGCTGCGGGCCAACCAGCTGGTCATCGGCGGCCTGGACCTTCAAGCGGTGCTGCGCCGGATCGTGGACGCGGCCCGGGAGCTCGTCGGCGCGCGGTACGCCGCGCTGGGGGTGATCGCCCCGGCAGGCGGGCTCGCCGAGTTCGTCCACACCGGGATATCGGAAGACGCGGTCGAGCGCATCGGTCATCTGCCCCAGGGCAAGGGGCTGCTCGGCGCCCTCATCGACGACCCCCGCCCGATCCGGCTCGCCCGGATCACCGATGACGAGCGCTCCTCCGGATTCCCGCCGGCCCATCCTCCGATGACGAGCTTCCTCGGCGTGCCGATCCGGATCCGGGACGAGGTCTTCGGCAACCTCTACCTCACCGAGAGCACGCGGGGCGAGTTCAGCGCCGAGGACGAGGAGCTGTGCACGGCCATCGCCGCGACCGCTGCCGTCGCGATCGAGAACGCCCGCCTCTACGAGGCCGCCCGCAGCCGCGGTGAGTGGCTGCAGGCATCCGCCACGATCACCCGCCAGCTGCTCTCGCCCGACGAGGAGCACGCGCACGCTCCGCTGCAGCTGATCGCGCGGCGCTGCCTCGACGTCGCGGACGCGGACCTGGTCACGGTCGCACTGCCCGACGGCGGCGAGCTGCGGATCGAGGAGGTGGCCGACTCCGGTGAGCAGTACCTGCGCGGGGTCCGCCTGGCAGTGGCGGGCTCGCTGCTCGGTCGCGTGTTCACGACCGGCCGACCGGTGCGGATGCCGCACCTCGACGACGGTGCCGAGCGAGCGGCCCTGAGCGCCGGTCATCTGGACGTGGGGCCGGTACTCGTGGTGCCGCTGCTCGGCGCGGCCGGTCCGCGCGGAGTGCTGGCCGCGGTGCGGGAGCACGGCAGGATCGGGTTCACCGACACCGACCTCGACATGGCGAGCAGCTTCGCCAACCACGCGGCCATCGCGGTCGAGCTGGCCGAGGCCCGCGCCAAGCAGCAGCGCGCCGCGATGCTCGACGAGCGCGACCGCATCGCGGCGGACCTGCACGACCAGGTGATCCAGCGGCTCTTCGCTGCGGGGCTGTCGCTGCAGAGCGTGGCCATGAGCTTGGGACAAGGCCGGACCACGGACCGGATCCTCGCGACGGTGGCCGACCTCGACGCCACGATCAGCCAGATCCGCACCACCATCTTCGAGCTGCACGACCAGCGCTCGAGCGGACCCGACGGACTCCGGGCCCGGCTGGTCGACGTCGCGACCGACGCCGCGAAGGCCCTCGGCTTCGACCCGTCCGTCCGGTTCGACGGCCCGGTCGACACCGTCCCGTCCGAGACCGCGGACGACCTCGTCGCGGTGTTGCGCGAGGCGCTGACCAACGTCGCCCGCCACGCCCGCGCGCGCAGCGCGTCCGTCGAGCTCTCCGTCGGCCGCGAACAGGTGAACCTCTGCGTCCACGACGACGGGATCGGGTTCACCGCCACCTCGCGCGCGAGCGGCCTGGCCAACATGCACCGCCGGGCAGAACGCCACCAGGGCGAGTGCCAGGTCGTCCAGCGCAGGCCGAGCGGAACCACCGTGCGCTGGACGGTGCCCGGCAGCTGA
- a CDS encoding LysR family transcriptional regulator, with protein MTLAGLRVVHEVARQGSFSAAAVALGYTQSAVSRQVGAMESAAGTTLFERLARGVRPTAAGEVLARRAARILGEVDGALEEVSGVRDRLAGRMVVSGFPAAAAVLLPRAIALLRQRHPDLQVELQEAASPVQLRRLRAGRTEVALVATGEVVPEEHLAGLRHEAVEIPRGPGIAVASGHRLADQDAVAVADLADETWIVGTGPAGEPQFGPWPGLDRPRIGHAVRNWPTRFGLVAAGMGITRVPGLAAESVPHGVRWLPVLDPATSAQGSVEIVTAESPSAAARAVVRTIRAEASRMVA; from the coding sequence ATGACGCTCGCGGGGCTCCGGGTCGTGCACGAGGTCGCCCGGCAGGGCTCGTTCAGCGCCGCGGCGGTCGCGCTGGGCTACACGCAGTCCGCGGTGTCCCGCCAGGTCGGGGCCATGGAGTCGGCCGCCGGCACCACGCTGTTCGAGCGCCTCGCCCGGGGTGTGCGGCCGACGGCCGCGGGGGAGGTGCTGGCGCGGCGCGCGGCACGGATCCTCGGAGAGGTCGACGGTGCGCTGGAGGAGGTCTCGGGGGTGCGCGACCGGCTGGCCGGCCGCATGGTGGTCTCCGGTTTCCCCGCCGCCGCAGCGGTCCTGCTGCCACGCGCGATCGCCCTGCTCCGGCAGCGACATCCCGATCTCCAGGTGGAGCTGCAGGAGGCGGCGAGCCCGGTCCAGCTGCGCCGGTTGCGCGCAGGGCGGACCGAGGTCGCGCTGGTGGCCACGGGGGAGGTGGTGCCGGAGGAGCACCTGGCCGGGCTGCGCCACGAGGCGGTGGAGATCCCGCGCGGCCCCGGGATCGCCGTCGCGAGCGGCCACCGGCTGGCGGACCAGGATGCCGTCGCCGTCGCCGACCTGGCCGACGAGACGTGGATCGTGGGGACCGGCCCGGCCGGCGAGCCGCAGTTCGGGCCGTGGCCCGGGCTCGACCGGCCGCGGATCGGCCACGCGGTGCGGAACTGGCCAACCCGGTTCGGACTGGTCGCGGCCGGCATGGGGATCACCCGGGTCCCGGGACTCGCGGCGGAGTCGGTCCCGCACGGCGTGCGATGGCTCCCCGTCCTGGACCCGGCCACGAGCGCACAGGGGTCGGTCGAGATCGTGACCGCGGAGTCGCCATCGGCGGCCGCTCGGGCGGTGGTTCGGACCATCCGCGCTGAGGCGTCGCGGATGGTGGCGTGA